The window AGGTGCTGGCCGCGGAAGACCAGTACCTTGTGCTCGACCAGGGCGTCGTGGACGGCGCCGGCGTCGCCGGGCTCGATCGGCTGCTTCAGGTCGATGCCGGAGATCTCGGCTCCGATACGGCCACCGATGCGCGTGATGTCGATGCTCATTCTCGGTCCCTTCCAAAAACGGACTAGTTGGTACGCCAGGTGGAGAACCGGCGCTCGGTGACGATGAGGAGCTGGTTGACCAGCAGGCCGATGGCGGAGATGGTGATGATCCCGGCGTACATGTCGGGGACCGCGAAGTTGTACTGGGCGTAGTTGATGAGGTAGCCCAGCCCGGCCTTGGCGCCGACCATCTCGGCGGCGATCAGGATCAGGATCGAGGCGGCGCCGGCCAGCCGGATGCCGGTGAAGATCGTCGGCACGGCCGCCGGGAGGACGACCTTCTGGAAGAGCCGGATCGGTCCCAGGCCCAACGATCGGGCCGACTTGATCAAGAGCGGGTCGACGGTACGGACACCGCTGACCGTGTTCAGCAGGATCGGCCAGGTGCAGCCGTACAGGATGATCGAGATCTTGGAGGTCTCGCCGAGTCCCAGGATCAGCACGAAGACCGGCAGGATGGCCAGGGCCGCGGTGTTGCGGAACACTTCGAGCAGCGGGTTCAGCAGGTTGGCGACCGGGCTGTACCAGCCGATCAGCAGGCCGAGCGGCACCGCGATGAGGATGGCCAGGCCGAATCCGGCGGCCGACCGGACCAGGCTGGCCTCGGTGTGGCTCCACAGTTGGCCGGAGACGAGGAGGTCCCACCAGGCGACGAGCACCTCGGACAGCGGCGGCAGGAAGGTCGCGTCGACCACGCCGAGGCGCGGCAGGATCTCCCAGACCAGGGCCAGGATCCCGATCGCGATCGTACGGGTGAGGACCGCCCCGGTGACGCGGCCGGTGGCCCGGATCGCCCGGCTGAGCGGGTAACCGGAGAGCTCGCCGATCGTGGGGCGGGTCCCGATGATGCTAGACATCAACCGTCAACTCCTCGTTGCGGGCCCGGTCGACCTCGTCGCGCAGCAGCGTCCAGATCTCGTGGCGGTACCTGGTGAACTCGGGGTCGGAGCGCAGGTCCTCGGTGGCCGATCGGGCGTCGATCGGCACCTCGACGACCTCCTTGATCCGTCCGGGTCGGGAGGTGAGGACGGCGACCCGCTGGCCGAGGTAGACCGCCTCCTCGATGCCGTGGGTGATGAAGACGATGGTCTTGCCGGTCTTCTCCCAGATCCGCAGCAGTTCGTCCTGGAGACCGTCGCGGGTCTGTGCGTCCAGGGCGGCGAACGGCTCGTCCATCAGCAGCACGTCGGGGTCGAAGGCAAGGCTGCGGGCGATGGCGACGCGCTGTTTCATGCCGCCGGACAACTCGTGCGGGTAGCGGTCGTGGAAGCCGGCCAGCCCGACCAGGTCGAGGTATTCGCGGGCCTTCTCGGCGCGTTCCCGCCGGGCGACGCCCTTGGCTTCGAGACCGAACTCGACGTTGCCCTGGGCGGTGCGCCACGGCAGGAGCGCGTACTGCTGGAAGACGATGCCGCGGTCGAGGCCGGGGCCGGTGACCGGCTTACCGTCGACCAGGATCCGGCCGCTGCTGATCTCGCTGAGGCCGCCGAGCAGGTCGAGCAGGGTGGATTTGCCGCAGCCGCTGGGGCCGACGATGACCAGGAACTCGCCGTCGCGTACCGCCAGGTTGATGTCTTGAAGGGCGGTGACCGTCTTGCCGCGGGCGTTGAACGTCTTGCCGACGTTCTCGAAGGCGATCTTGGCGGTCACGCCGCACCGCCGGTGGCGTAGGAGTTGTAGTCGTTGCTGTAGATGTCGCCGGCCTTGATGTCCTTCTTCAGCTCACCGGCCCGGTCCAGCCACTCGATCCAGGTGGTGAACTCGCGCTCCTCGATGACGCCGCCCTTGCCGTTGACGCCATAGCTCTTCCAGAACGTGGTCTGGCTGTCGTCCTCCTCGCGGCCGCGCTTCTTGATGATCTCCTGGAGCTTGCTGATCACCTGCTCGCGCGGGGTGGTGCGGGACCATTCGATGGCCTTGCCGACGCCGGAGACGAAGGTCCTCACGGTGTCCGGGTTCTTCTTGAGGAAGTCGTCGCGGAAGATGTAGCTGCCCGCGGTGAACTTCCCCAGCAGGTCGTAGTCGGTGTAGAGGGCGTGCAGACCGCCCCGCTCGAGGGCCTTGTCGCGCAGCGTGCCGCCGAGGGCGGCCACGTCGATCTGCTTGGCGCGCAGCGACTGCTCGGTGTTGACCGGCGGCACCACGATCAGCTCGACCTGCTTGATCTCGTCGTCGGTGAGACCGGCCTCGGCCAGGTAGGTCTTGGTGATCGCCTCGGAGTGGGCGCCGAGGGTGTTGACGCCGATCTTCTTGCCGATCAGGTCGCGGGCCGACTTGATCGGGCTGTCGTCGAGGACGTAGAAGCCGTTGAAGGTGACGTCGTCGACGCCGTAGTAGCCGATGACCGCGGTGATCGGGGCGCCGGAGGAGGCGAGTTTGACGATCGCGCCGTTGAAGGCGCCGCCGAAGTCGGTGTCGCCGGTGGTGGCGGCCTGAATGTCCTGCGGGCCGCTGATCGTGTTGCCGATCCAGTTGAGCTTGAGATCGCCGAGGTAGCCGAGGTCGGCGGCGAGTTCGGGCAGCGTCACCGAACCGACGTTGCCCTGGTAGCGCAGTTCCTTGACCTGGTCGCCGGCGGCGGCGGGCTCGTCGGATCCACCGCAGGCGGCGAGGCCGGAGACGGCGAGGACACCGGCCAGGGCGGCGGCGAGAGCGGATCTGCGGGTGGTCATCGGGGCTCCTTAGGGAGGGAGGGCGCGTGTCATCGACCGGCGGGCCGCGTCGGTCGCCGGTTTCATAGGCAGGTTTCAGCGCGCCGGCGGAGTGCCGGCGGTTTCAGAGCGGGGGCCTGGAGGGGCGGGACTTCGCCGTCCCACTCAACAGGCGCAGGTACACACCCGGAGGAAGTCGACGAAGCGTCGCCTGATGAGGCGCTTGCTTCGGGTCATGCGAGAAACGTAAATGGCCCCGCACGCTACGTCAGCCATTTTGTGACCCAGGCCACATGCATTTCCCATAGAGTGAGTAGAGATTGGGTCGCGAAAAAGGGCGAGAGCAACCGCTCCCGCCCCTTTGACCTGGCTTTTTACTCGCCGAAGTCCTCGAACGCGTCGCCGACCTCGTCGATCGCCTCACCGGCCAGGTAGCCGGCGGCGAGACCACCGGCGATGCCCATGGCCATGCCGCCCATGCCCGAACCGTGGTGGCCGCGCCGGTAGTGACCGTGGTGGCCCTGCCGGTAGTGACCGTGGTGACCCGGCCCGTGGCCGTAACCGGGCTGGGGGTGGCCGTAGCCCGGCTGCGGGTGGTGACCGTAACCCGGCTGCGGGTGGTGACCGTAACCCGGCTGCGGAGCGCCGAAGCCCGGCATCGACTTGCGGCGGTCGACCGACTGGCGGACCCAGCCGTCGACGACCTGACGCCAGTCGGTGGTGTCGGCGTCGGCGTGCGACACCGTGTATCGACCGTAGGTGTCGTGGCCCTGGGTGAACAGGCCGCCGCGCTTGTCGAACTCCAGCACCACCTCGACCTGGTGCGGGCTGGTCACGAAGGTCAGCTCGACCTCGTTGATGGCGTGCGCATACTGCTGCGGCGGGAAATACTCGATCTCCTGGTAGAACGGCAGCGTCTGGTGGACGCCGTAGATCTGCCCATACTCCAGGTCGGCCGACTTGAACCGGAATCCGAGCTGCTGGAACGCGTCGAGGATGCGCTGCTGGATCGGCAGCGGGTGCACGTGCACCGCGTCCAGGTCGCCCTTGTCGATCGCCCGGGCGATGGCCAGCTCGGTGCGCACGCCCATCACCATGCCGCGCAGCGTCTGCCCGTAGACGGTGGTGATCGGGGTCTCCCACGGCATGTCGATCCGGAACGGGATGGCCAGCTGCTGGCCGGGGTGCAGGCGCATCGGACCGGTGACCGGAACCCGCAGGAAGTCGGCGACCGCCGAGTAGTCGCCGCCGCCCTCCACCTCCATCCGGGTGACCAGGCCGAGGGTGATGTGCTCGATGTCAGCGTCCTGCGTGCCGCCGACCAGGTTGACGTTGCCGGTCAGCGGAGCACCCGGGTAGGTGCTCGGGTTCGACAGCACAGTGTCGACGCTCGGGCCACCGACTCCCAGGGCACCGAGCAACTTCTTGAAGACCACGATGTTCTCCCGCTTCGAATACGTGCCTGGTGAAACCTAACAACGCCCGCTGAACGAACGCTGAGAAAGTGCTGGTCCTGCGCGATCCCGTACCAGACGGTACGACGTTCGCGCAAGGTTGTGGAGCGGAACGGAGTCACCACCACCCGATCCACACAGGACCACGACGGGGTTTTCCGGTGACCGCCGCCCGGCATATTCTGCGCTGGCCATGGCCATCGTCGCGCCGCCGTATCGGCCCTCCTCGCCGGGGTTCCCGCCGGTCGACTCGTCGCGCCGTGACGACGGCTCGGCGATCGCGGTCACCCTTCGGCACGCACCGCTCGCCGTCCTGCTCCGGCTCTACGTGCCGGTGCTGGAGATCGACGGGCAGGGCGTGCCGGCGTACTGGGGGCGGGTCGTGCAGTCGGTGGCGCTCGGCGAGCACCATGTGCACGTCCACGTGCCGTGCCTGGCCCCGTCACGGATCGGGTCGGCCGACACCACCGTGGTGGCGCTGCCGGGGCACACCGTGGAGTTGGAGTACCGGGCGCCGATGCTGTCGTTCCTGCGCGGCGCGCTCGGGCTCCCGCCGCAGCGCTATCCGGGGGCGGTGGCCGCCGCCGCGCTGCTGGTGGGTGCCGCCACGCTGGCCGTCTGCGCGTGCATCGGACTGTTCCTGAACGGCTGAGCCACGGCGCGGGGCGCACCGGACCGGGGCGGGGTCACGGGCGGGCACGGAGCTCGTCGTGCAGGGCCCGCATCAGATCGGTGCTGGTGAACGGTTTCTCCAGCAGATGCACGTCGGCGGAGAGGGTGCCGTGTGTGGTGAGCACCGGCTGGGCGTACCCGGACATGAAGAGAACCCTGGTCTCCGGCCACCGGGACCGGACCGCGTCGGCCAGGTCGCGGCCCAGCATGTTCGGCATGATCACGTCGGTGAGCAGGACGTCGACGCTGTGCGTCGCGGCCAGGCGCAGCGCCTCGTCGCCGCCGTCGGCGGCCAGCACGGTGTAGCCGCCGCGCCGCAGGATCCGGCAGGTCACCTCGCGCAGCGCGCTCTCGTCCTCGACCACCAGCACGGTGGCGCCGTGCCCGGCCAGCCCGGCCGCCGACTCCTCGGCGCTCTCCTGGAGGGCCTCGGCGTCGGTGGCCGGCAGCAGGATGGTGAACGTGGTGCCGATGCCCGGCTCGGAGTGGATCTGCACGGTCCCGCCGGCCTGGGTGACGATGCCGTAGACGGTGGCCAGGCCGAGCCCGGTGCCCTGACCGCTGGGCTTGGTCGTGAAGAACGGCTCGAACGCCTTGTCGATCACCTCCTTCGGCATGCCGGTGCCGGTGTCCGAGACCCGCGCCCGCACGTACCGGCCGGGCGGCAGGCCGGCCCGGGCGGCGGCGTGCTCGAAGTCGACGTCGACCAGGGCGGTGTCGATGGTCAGGCGGCCGCCGGTGGGCATCGCGTCGCGGGCGTTGACGGCCAGATTGACCAGCACCTGCTCCAACTGGCCGGGATCGGCCATCACCGACGGCAACTCGGCGGTGGTCCGCACGGTCAGCGCGATGTGCTCCCCCAGTGACCGTTTCAGCATCTGATGCACCTCGGTGACCACGGTGTTCAGGTTGAGCGGGCGCGGGCGGATCACCTCCCGGCGGGCGAAGGCGAGCAACTGGTGGGTGAGGTCGCTGCCGCGGCGGGCGGCCCGGGCGATCTGCTCGGCGTCGACCGCGGGCGGGGTGCCGGCGGCGTCCTCGACGATGAACGACGCGTAGTTCAGGATCACCGCGAGCAGGTTGTTGAAGTCGTGGGCGATCCCGCCGGCCAACTGACCCAGGCTCTCCAGCCGCTGTGCCTGCTGCATCCGGGCTTCGAGACGCTGCCGGTCGGTCTCCTCGCGCAGCCGGCGACGCTCCTCCTCGGCGGCCAGCCGGTCGGAGACGTCCCGGACCACCGCGACGATCACCACGCCGCTGTCGGTGTGCAGGGCGCTGCACGCGATGTCGACGGGGATCTCGATGCCACCGCGGCGGGCCGCCCGGCGGGTCGCCCAACGCTGGTCGGGCTCCTCGGCGGAACGCTCCGAATCGAGCGGGGTGCTGTCGCCGCCGGTGCGCAGCACCACCGACGCGGCGGGCAGACCGTCCGGCAGCAGCAACGCCACCGGCATGTGCAGCAGGTCGTAGCGGGGATGGCCGAACAGCCGCTCGGCCTCGGCGTTGACCAGCACCACCTCGCCCGACTCGGCGACACCGAGGACCGCGTCCGGGGCGGCGTCGAGGATCGCCTGCACCCGGGCCTCGGCCCGTTCCCGGTCGCTGATGTCGCGGGTGATGCTGGTCGTGCCGACGATCGTGCCGCGCTCGTCGACCAGTGGGGACACCAGCGTCGACACCGCGATGATCTCGTCCTTGGCGGTCCGGCGGACACTGCGGTAGCGATCCACCCGGCCACCCAGGCGCACCATCAGCCGGACCTGCTCCTCGTCGCTGCGGCGGTCCTCCGGGATGATGCCGTCGATCGACCGGCCGATCATGTCGGACGCCGGATGGCCGTAGAGGATCTCGGCGCCCGGGTTCCAGGAGAGCACCCGACCGTCCAGGTCGGTGGTGACGATGGCGTCGTGCGACGACTGCACGATCGAGGCGAGCAGCGAGCGGGTGCGGGCCGCCTCACGCTGCACGGTGTCGTCGCGGAGCACGGCGGTCACGTACGTCTCCCCGTCCGGTGCGGCCACCGCGGCCAGCGAGATCTCGACCGGGAAGACGCTGCCGTCACGCCGGAGACCGCGCAGCGGCATGCGCCGCAGGGGCTGATGCTCGCCGGACAGGTACCTCCCCCGGTGCCGGGGATGCCGGTCCCGGGCGTCCTCCGGAACCAGGTCGTCGACGGATCGCCCGACCAGGTCGTCGGTCCAGCCGAACATGTCGTGGGCACGACGGTTGGCCATGGTGATCGTGCCGTCCGAGCGGCTCACGATGATCGCGTCCGGGGCGGCGTCGAGCAGAAGCCCCGGGATGCCGGTTGACTCCACCGATGCCCTCCCACCCCATAAAATACGTCTATCCTGATATTTCGGTACGAGGTTGGGGGCTTAGGGGAAAAGCTGGCATGAGCACCGTACCGTCGCCGATCGACCCGAACCGTCCCAGTGCCGCCCGCATCTACGACGCCCTCCTCGGCGGCACCCACAACTTCGCCGCCGACCGGGCGGTGGCCAGCCGGGCCGCCGAGATCCTGCCCGAGATCCCCCTGATCGCCCGCGCCAACCGGGACTTCCTGCACCGCGTCGTGCGGTATGCGACCGCCCGTGGCATCCGCCAGTTCCTCGACCTCGGCTCCGGCATCCCGACCGAGCGCAACGTGCACGAGGTGGCCCGTGCGGAGGCGCCGGACACCCGGGTCGTCTACGTCGACACCGACCCGACCGCGGTGCTCTACGCCCGGCACATGCTCGACGACGACGAGCAGACCGCGATCGTGCACGGCGATCTGCTCGACCCCGCGACCGTCCTGGCCACGCCGGCGGTCCGCGGCCTGCTCGATCCGAGCCGGCCGGTGGCCGTCCTGCTGATCGCGGTGCTGCACTTCGTGCCGGATGGGCCGGAGCTGGACTCGGCCCTGCACGCCTACCGCGCGGCGGCCGCCCCGGGCAGCCTGCTGGCGATCTCGCACGCCACCGCGTGCGGCTCGCCCGAGCTGACCGCGCGGATCGCCGAGCTCTACGGCCGCAGCGGGACCCCGCTGGTGCTGCGTGACGCCGACCGGGTGGCGGAGTTCTTCGACGGTTGGGAACTGGTCGAGCCGGGCCTGGTCCTGGGCCCGCTCTGGCGCCCGGACGGCGACCCGGTCAGCGACGCGGAACGATTCCTGACCCTGGCCGGCGTCGCCTCGCGATAGCGATCCCGGCGTCGGCCGGCCGGTCGTAGCCGTCGCAGCTGTCCTCCGGCTCGACCTCGATGAGATCGAGCAGGTCCGGCCCGGAGTGCCCGGTGTCGACCGTGCCCCCGATCAGGCCGAGCAGGGCCGCGCAGTTGCGCCCGTACCCCTGCACCATGCGATCCACCCGGGTGGGGTGCCCGCAGCGCCGGCACGGGCGCATCCGCTCCGTTGACGACTCACCCACCCGACCAGTATCGGCGGGCCGGTCAGGATTCGCCGACCGCGTCCGCCAGTTCCTGCTTGTTCATCCGGGACCGGCCGGGGATCTCCTGCTCACGGGCCTTCTCGTAGAGCTCCCGCCGGGTCGCCTCGTGCGGGTCGCCGCTGGTCGCCTCCAGGAAGCGGCGGCCCATCTCCGCGCGCTCGTCGTCACCCAGGCGCTCGGCGAGGACCGGCAGGAGTTCCTCCTCCTCTTCCTGCACGTGGTGGCGCAGTTCGCCGGCGATCGCCGCGACGGTGCCGTCGTAACCCGGGTCGTCGGCGTCGCCGCGCAGCAGGTTCTGCAGCATCTCCTCGACCTGGTGGTGCTCGACGGCCCCGTCCTTGACCTCGTCGCCGGCCTCGGCGGCCAGGTCACGGATGGCGGGATAGACGAACGACTCCTCGGCCTCGGAGTGCGGCAGCAGCAGCCGGGCCACCTCCTGCATGAGGGCCGCGCTGTCGCCGTCGCCCTTCTCGGCCCGGGTCAGCAGCTCCTCGACCTGACGGTGCTGCTCCTTGATGATCTCCACAATGTCCGGCACGACCCCTCCTCTGTTTCTCAGGACAGGGGCGAGTTACCCGAAACCGGACGGATCATCCTTCAGGATTTACACATCTTCCCGGTCGTACGCTGCGGGGGAAGCATGTGAGGGGAGTTCAAGGGTGGAACCGTTCCGGATCTTCCGGGTCACCGCGATCGCCGAGGCCTTCTCGTGGACCGGCCTGCTCGTCGGGATGTATCTGAAATACGTCACGGAGACCACCGAGGCCGGGGTGTGGCTGTTCGGCCGGCTGCACGGCGCCCTGTTCATCGCCTACCTGGCCGCCACGCTGTGGGTGGCACGGGCCGAGCGCTGGTCGCTGTGGCGGGTGCTGTTCGGGCTGGCCGCGTCGATCCCGCCGCTCACCACACTGATCTTCGAGCGCTGGGTGGCCAGGCGCCGCCCGGCGGCGGAGCCGGCGGCCGCCACCGCCTGAGTTCCGCCGGCGTTGGGGGCGTGTCTGCCGACGCGCCCCCACACGTCATTTGACCGCGATCGGGTTCACCGGTGAGCCGACCGCGCCGGTGATCGGCAACGGGGCGGCGGTCAGCCAGAACTCGTAGACCCCGTCGTCGGCGCAGTCCGCGGCCAGGGCGTCCAGGTCCCACATCTCGCCCAGGAAGAGACCGATGTGCGGGATCGCCACCTGGTGCAGCGGCTGGAAGGCGTCGTCGAACTCGTTCGGCCGCACCTCGAAACCCCAGGTGTCGGTGGCGATCGCGGCGATCTCGGTCGAGTACAGCCAGTCGGCGGTGGTGAACGACAGACCGGGAGCGGGCCCACCGGCATAGTCACCCCAGCCGTCGCGGCGGGCTCGGGCGAGCTGCCCGGTGCGTACCAGGACGATGTCGCCTCTCCCGATCGCGACGCCCTGTCGCGCCGCGGTGGCGACCAGGTGCGACTCGGTGATCGCGAAACCGTCCGGCAGGTCACCGAAGTCCAGCAGCACACCCCGCCCGGTGATCA of the Actinoplanes sichuanensis genome contains:
- a CDS encoding SAM-dependent methyltransferase; its protein translation is MSTVPSPIDPNRPSAARIYDALLGGTHNFAADRAVASRAAEILPEIPLIARANRDFLHRVVRYATARGIRQFLDLGSGIPTERNVHEVARAEAPDTRVVYVDTDPTAVLYARHMLDDDEQTAIVHGDLLDPATVLATPAVRGLLDPSRPVAVLLIAVLHFVPDGPELDSALHAYRAAAAPGSLLAISHATACGSPELTARIAELYGRSGTPLVLRDADRVAEFFDGWELVEPGLVLGPLWRPDGDPVSDAERFLTLAGVASR
- a CDS encoding DUF3817 domain-containing protein, whose product is MEPFRIFRVTAIAEAFSWTGLLVGMYLKYVTETTEAGVWLFGRLHGALFIAYLAATLWVARAERWSLWRVLFGLAASIPPLTTLIFERWVARRRPAAEPAAATA
- a CDS encoding hemerythrin domain-containing protein, producing MPDIVEIIKEQHRQVEELLTRAEKGDGDSAALMQEVARLLLPHSEAEESFVYPAIRDLAAEAGDEVKDGAVEHHQVEEMLQNLLRGDADDPGYDGTVAAIAGELRHHVQEEEEELLPVLAERLGDDERAEMGRRFLEATSGDPHEATRRELYEKAREQEIPGRSRMNKQELADAVGES
- a CDS encoding sporulation protein encodes the protein MVFKKLLGALGVGGPSVDTVLSNPSTYPGAPLTGNVNLVGGTQDADIEHITLGLVTRMEVEGGGDYSAVADFLRVPVTGPMRLHPGQQLAIPFRIDMPWETPITTVYGQTLRGMVMGVRTELAIARAIDKGDLDAVHVHPLPIQQRILDAFQQLGFRFKSADLEYGQIYGVHQTLPFYQEIEYFPPQQYAHAINEVELTFVTSPHQVEVVLEFDKRGGLFTQGHDTYGRYTVSHADADTTDWRQVVDGWVRQSVDRRKSMPGFGAPQPGYGHHPQPGYGHHPQPGYGHPQPGYGHGPGHHGHYRQGHHGHYRRGHHGSGMGGMAMGIAGGLAAGYLAGEAIDEVGDAFEDFGE
- a CDS encoding PAS domain S-box protein, whose product is MESTGIPGLLLDAAPDAIIVSRSDGTITMANRRAHDMFGWTDDLVGRSVDDLVPEDARDRHPRHRGRYLSGEHQPLRRMPLRGLRRDGSVFPVEISLAAVAAPDGETYVTAVLRDDTVQREAARTRSLLASIVQSSHDAIVTTDLDGRVLSWNPGAEILYGHPASDMIGRSIDGIIPEDRRSDEEQVRLMVRLGGRVDRYRSVRRTAKDEIIAVSTLVSPLVDERGTIVGTTSITRDISDRERAEARVQAILDAAPDAVLGVAESGEVVLVNAEAERLFGHPRYDLLHMPVALLLPDGLPAASVVLRTGGDSTPLDSERSAEEPDQRWATRRAARRGGIEIPVDIACSALHTDSGVVIVAVVRDVSDRLAAEEERRRLREETDRQRLEARMQQAQRLESLGQLAGGIAHDFNNLLAVILNYASFIVEDAAGTPPAVDAEQIARAARRGSDLTHQLLAFARREVIRPRPLNLNTVVTEVHQMLKRSLGEHIALTVRTTAELPSVMADPGQLEQVLVNLAVNARDAMPTGGRLTIDTALVDVDFEHAAARAGLPPGRYVRARVSDTGTGMPKEVIDKAFEPFFTTKPSGQGTGLGLATVYGIVTQAGGTVQIHSEPGIGTTFTILLPATDAEALQESAEESAAGLAGHGATVLVVEDESALREVTCRILRRGGYTVLAADGGDEALRLAATHSVDVLLTDVIMPNMLGRDLADAVRSRWPETRVLFMSGYAQPVLTTHGTLSADVHLLEKPFTSTDLMRALHDELRARP
- a CDS encoding ABC transporter permease yields the protein MSSIIGTRPTIGELSGYPLSRAIRATGRVTGAVLTRTIAIGILALVWEILPRLGVVDATFLPPLSEVLVAWWDLLVSGQLWSHTEASLVRSAAGFGLAILIAVPLGLLIGWYSPVANLLNPLLEVFRNTAALAILPVFVLILGLGETSKISIILYGCTWPILLNTVSGVRTVDPLLIKSARSLGLGPIRLFQKVVLPAAVPTIFTGIRLAGAASILILIAAEMVGAKAGLGYLINYAQYNFAVPDMYAGIITISAIGLLVNQLLIVTERRFSTWRTN
- a CDS encoding ABC transporter substrate-binding protein, producing MTTRRSALAAALAGVLAVSGLAACGGSDEPAAAGDQVKELRYQGNVGSVTLPELAADLGYLGDLKLNWIGNTISGPQDIQAATTGDTDFGGAFNGAIVKLASSGAPITAVIGYYGVDDVTFNGFYVLDDSPIKSARDLIGKKIGVNTLGAHSEAITKTYLAEAGLTDDEIKQVELIVVPPVNTEQSLRAKQIDVAALGGTLRDKALERGGLHALYTDYDLLGKFTAGSYIFRDDFLKKNPDTVRTFVSGVGKAIEWSRTTPREQVISKLQEIIKKRGREEDDSQTTFWKSYGVNGKGGVIEEREFTTWIEWLDRAGELKKDIKAGDIYSNDYNSYATGGAA
- a CDS encoding ABC transporter ATP-binding protein, which produces MTAKIAFENVGKTFNARGKTVTALQDINLAVRDGEFLVIVGPSGCGKSTLLDLLGGLSEISSGRILVDGKPVTGPGLDRGIVFQQYALLPWRTAQGNVEFGLEAKGVARRERAEKAREYLDLVGLAGFHDRYPHELSGGMKQRVAIARSLAFDPDVLLMDEPFAALDAQTRDGLQDELLRIWEKTGKTIVFITHGIEEAVYLGQRVAVLTSRPGRIKEVVEVPIDARSATEDLRSDPEFTRYRHEIWTLLRDEVDRARNEELTVDV